The following coding sequences lie in one Thalassoglobus polymorphus genomic window:
- a CDS encoding class I SAM-dependent methyltransferase, with protein sequence MTIRSSLLIISSMFFVTPPSLIFAQDDAGKKDEEQSERYTFDIRHDPNGIGKFYLGREIAHVMGHQGIRWLERETREEEERLSLLIEGLKIKPGMSVADIGAGSGVISVLLSKAVGEEGEVLAVDIQPEMLTALQNKLRLLGIKNVKGVLGTTKSPKLEAESVDLVVMVDVYHEFDFPYEMLNEIAKSLKKGGRVAFVEYRLEDPKVPIKLVHKMSEAQVKKEALIKDHGLKYLETFRKLPRQHVVIFEKK encoded by the coding sequence ATGACTATTCGATCATCGCTGCTCATTATCTCGTCGATGTTCTTTGTGACTCCCCCTTCGCTCATCTTTGCTCAAGACGATGCTGGGAAGAAGGATGAAGAACAATCCGAGCGATACACATTCGATATTCGCCACGACCCCAATGGCATCGGAAAATTCTATTTGGGACGCGAGATTGCACACGTCATGGGGCATCAAGGGATTCGTTGGCTCGAACGAGAAACACGAGAAGAAGAAGAGCGACTCTCGCTGTTGATTGAAGGCCTGAAAATCAAACCGGGTATGAGCGTTGCAGATATCGGAGCCGGGTCCGGAGTCATCAGTGTTTTGCTTTCCAAAGCGGTCGGTGAAGAGGGAGAAGTTTTGGCGGTCGATATTCAACCAGAAATGCTGACTGCACTTCAAAACAAACTGAGGCTACTCGGGATCAAGAATGTTAAAGGAGTTTTGGGAACAACCAAGTCCCCCAAACTCGAAGCAGAATCTGTCGATCTGGTAGTCATGGTCGACGTGTACCATGAATTTGACTTCCCGTATGAGATGCTCAACGAGATCGCAAAGTCACTTAAAAAAGGAGGGCGAGTCGCGTTTGTCGAGTACCGCCTGGAAGACCCAAAAGTCCCAATCAAGCTCGTCCACAAAATGTCCGAAGCACAAGTCAAAAAAGAAGCCCTCATCAAGGATCATGGGCTCAAATACCTGGAGACCTTTCGAAAACTCCCCCGACAACATGTCGTCATCTTCGAAAAGAAATAG
- a CDS encoding RAD55 family ATPase: MRQSTGITELDEMLGGGLLPGSLTVVLGATGIGKTQLGLQYLHQGKEQEGETGIIFDMTSRGDTQSHADYAMRLFDWTLRERPQELIGTLPSDIWKPEVARWDALHQFQRTGRRVTMTDMDFDQKKEWKADLNRKLAETIAFFYGNFCQGVRRCVIDGIEPTDRASDSFQFELFEYIYHQILRKDADWVARDYFRIEFRKNEEQVQKHFYEWNSIGCLMLCTTHEVMLDDLLTRQIESGDVLANANTIILMGKVREGSQMGRALHVAKHRGSACDDSIRPYEIVESGLKLL, from the coding sequence ATGCGTCAAAGCACCGGAATTACTGAATTGGATGAGATGCTTGGTGGCGGATTGTTGCCGGGATCGTTGACGGTTGTCCTGGGAGCGACCGGCATCGGCAAAACTCAATTAGGCCTTCAGTATCTGCATCAAGGGAAAGAGCAGGAAGGGGAGACGGGGATCATTTTCGATATGACCTCGCGCGGCGATACTCAGTCTCACGCAGACTATGCGATGCGTCTCTTTGACTGGACTCTTCGCGAGCGGCCTCAAGAACTGATCGGCACGCTTCCAAGTGACATCTGGAAACCGGAAGTTGCTCGTTGGGATGCGTTGCATCAATTTCAGCGGACCGGTCGCCGAGTGACAATGACCGATATGGACTTCGATCAGAAGAAAGAATGGAAGGCGGATCTCAATCGGAAATTGGCTGAGACCATTGCATTCTTCTATGGGAATTTTTGTCAGGGAGTCCGTCGCTGCGTTATTGATGGGATCGAGCCAACAGATCGTGCGAGTGATTCATTTCAGTTTGAACTGTTTGAATACATCTACCATCAAATTTTGCGAAAAGATGCGGACTGGGTTGCGCGCGATTACTTCCGTATCGAGTTTCGGAAAAACGAAGAGCAGGTTCAGAAGCATTTTTACGAATGGAATTCCATCGGCTGCCTGATGCTCTGCACGACTCACGAAGTGATGCTGGACGATCTGCTGACTCGGCAAATCGAAAGTGGTGACGTCCTCGCAAATGCAAACACAATCATCCTCATGGGGAAGGTTCGCGAAGGTTCCCAAATGGGGCGAGCTTTACACGTTGCCAAACATCGTGGCAGCGCGTGTGACGATTCCATCCGCCCCTATGAAATTGTTGAATCTGGCCTGAAACTACTCTAG
- a CDS encoding glycoside hydrolase family protein yields MNFRVILFILTLSCVANLSPTQADERVFFAFDDHSIPWRHNLKVSLVEAEKHPDNPVLRRGPKGAPDHGHAILYGTVIKDGETFRMWYLGMIQTEIEKGQAPGWWRPMCYAESQDGINWTKPELGLVEFNGNKKNNICLIESPTYSMTRVNDFLSVLYEPNDPDPSRRYKVAYIAHMPYDDIKGGMSNIGVKEHRVGTTICATSADGLSWKVVGDRPANAGGERFEVSSLYRFGDFYYSTGQLLSPWTWRPDGSRTGRNVLAFRSSDFKNWSQATAHAYSRPGQLTNPPVEGEQMHMGMGLWNRGNVMVGLHGMWQNASTKPKKGENWNKGVHIDLGLVVSNDGVHYREPVPNFKVIPRGEPGAWDDTALLQGHAFVNEGDKTMMWYSHWDTSGNLKTMEIGLATLRRDGFGFLSAQEDDNDSEFITDFFELNENEKIFLNVSGLSPDDELTVELLDQRAEPIPGYSTKVSTSGLRVPVEWSKPASSAKKRALRVRFPVGSLAKVYAIYLQK; encoded by the coding sequence ATGAACTTTCGCGTCATACTTTTCATACTCACTCTGTCGTGCGTCGCAAACCTTTCACCAACACAAGCTGATGAACGGGTCTTCTTCGCGTTTGACGATCACAGTATTCCGTGGCGTCACAATCTGAAGGTGTCGCTGGTCGAAGCAGAGAAACATCCTGATAACCCCGTTTTGCGTCGAGGCCCAAAGGGAGCCCCGGATCACGGCCATGCAATTTTGTACGGCACCGTTATCAAAGATGGGGAGACATTCCGAATGTGGTACCTCGGAATGATCCAAACCGAAATCGAAAAAGGACAGGCCCCCGGTTGGTGGCGACCAATGTGCTACGCCGAGAGTCAGGATGGCATTAACTGGACCAAGCCTGAACTGGGACTGGTTGAGTTCAACGGCAACAAAAAGAACAACATCTGTTTGATCGAATCACCGACCTATTCAATGACCCGCGTGAACGATTTTCTTTCGGTCCTGTATGAACCAAACGATCCTGACCCGAGCCGTCGATACAAAGTCGCTTACATTGCTCACATGCCGTACGACGACATCAAGGGAGGCATGAGCAACATCGGCGTCAAAGAACACCGCGTCGGGACGACGATTTGCGCGACCAGCGCCGACGGCCTCAGTTGGAAAGTCGTTGGTGATCGCCCAGCCAATGCGGGAGGCGAACGCTTTGAGGTTTCGTCACTCTATCGCTTCGGCGACTTTTACTATTCGACCGGGCAACTCCTCTCGCCCTGGACATGGCGACCTGATGGGAGCAGAACCGGTCGAAACGTCCTGGCGTTTCGCTCATCTGATTTCAAAAACTGGTCGCAAGCGACCGCTCACGCCTATTCCCGTCCGGGGCAACTCACAAACCCTCCTGTCGAAGGTGAGCAAATGCACATGGGAATGGGACTGTGGAACCGAGGGAATGTGATGGTCGGGCTGCACGGGATGTGGCAGAACGCGTCAACCAAACCGAAAAAAGGCGAAAACTGGAACAAGGGAGTTCACATCGACCTTGGTCTCGTCGTCAGTAACGACGGAGTGCATTACCGCGAACCCGTTCCGAATTTCAAAGTGATTCCTCGAGGTGAACCGGGAGCATGGGACGACACAGCATTGTTACAAGGTCACGCTTTCGTCAATGAGGGCGATAAAACCATGATGTGGTATTCTCACTGGGACACATCCGGAAACCTCAAGACTATGGAGATCGGACTGGCGACCTTGCGACGAGATGGTTTCGGGTTCCTTTCAGCTCAGGAAGATGACAACGACTCAGAATTCATCACCGACTTTTTCGAACTCAACGAGAACGAAAAAATCTTTCTGAACGTCTCGGGACTCTCCCCCGACGATGAGCTGACGGTCGAACTCCTGGATCAACGAGCGGAACCGATTCCGGGATACTCAACGAAAGTTTCAACAAGCGGTCTTCGCGTTCCTGTTGAATGGTCCAAGCCAGCAAGTTCGGCGAAAAAGCGAGCGTTGAGAGTTCGCTTCCCAGTCGGCAGCCTCGCAAAAGTCTATGCAATTTACCTCCAAAAGTAG
- a CDS encoding phosphate ABC transporter substrate-binding protein gives MKQLCASFLIVVMFTTHCFSEEQPTLKADIVGLWMMGQSLCEGAESLPVVTPTDQGWGNYRFKRGVRTWMYGDHCQTPEDRSEEQFKFVPLSATKHGGLGETIANGLADHLKSQFTAPKLSKDKSKAASPHFLTAYAGQGGRLIDELSSIDQSTDPRTPESRQHGGGYYKTSLDDARRAKAQAESMGKKFSIAALIWMQGEANGGPKGGINPSRWGEELTRPDGQKWYRDRLIEYRNQWSHDLQLITGQVDEIPMFTYQTQGAAGEAQLMAADRDPNISMVGPHYMVPSAANSRYSGRYGDPIHLSADGQRWYGEQVAKVVHRVLQEGEEWEPLRPRKAIVAPDRKSVLVEFLVPRPPLVLDETFLPRQRYPMNKGFHSLYGFQIRDADRAVSEITEITVESPTSLRIELTSPLDKETTATLSYGLPYADRIGTILDIRKGPNIDDQPTTDLLVEAIDDDRLKPLIAEGIFYVSNMLSGEAYSRAPIRLIQAANGKTANGKTANGTTTLRFQNRELRNNKSFATGQKLTAMRAFSYGNLRDSDSEKAIYHFADGAYGTRVDQPYPLWNWCVLFNQFPISEQ, from the coding sequence ATGAAACAGCTCTGCGCCTCTTTTCTGATAGTTGTGATGTTCACAACTCACTGTTTTTCCGAAGAACAGCCGACTCTCAAAGCGGACATCGTCGGCTTGTGGATGATGGGGCAATCGCTCTGCGAAGGTGCCGAATCATTACCAGTTGTGACGCCAACCGATCAAGGTTGGGGGAACTATCGGTTCAAACGAGGAGTGCGCACCTGGATGTATGGTGATCACTGCCAGACCCCTGAAGATCGCTCCGAAGAGCAGTTCAAGTTTGTACCTCTCTCCGCTACGAAACATGGCGGACTGGGTGAAACGATTGCCAACGGACTGGCTGATCATTTGAAATCTCAGTTCACCGCCCCAAAGCTGAGCAAAGACAAGTCGAAGGCAGCATCACCTCATTTCCTGACCGCCTACGCAGGGCAGGGTGGTCGCCTGATTGATGAACTTTCCAGCATCGATCAGTCGACAGATCCGCGAACTCCTGAGTCACGCCAGCACGGCGGAGGATACTACAAGACCAGCCTCGATGATGCCCGTCGCGCGAAAGCTCAAGCTGAATCGATGGGCAAGAAATTTTCCATCGCTGCGTTGATCTGGATGCAGGGGGAAGCAAATGGTGGCCCCAAGGGGGGAATCAATCCGAGTCGATGGGGAGAAGAACTGACTCGGCCAGATGGACAAAAGTGGTACCGAGACAGGCTGATCGAATACCGCAATCAATGGTCTCACGACCTGCAGTTGATCACCGGGCAAGTCGACGAAATCCCGATGTTCACCTATCAGACTCAAGGCGCCGCTGGTGAAGCTCAATTGATGGCTGCCGACCGAGACCCAAACATTTCAATGGTCGGCCCTCACTACATGGTGCCGAGCGCAGCCAACAGCCGCTACTCAGGAAGGTACGGCGATCCGATTCACCTCTCCGCCGACGGTCAACGCTGGTATGGCGAGCAAGTTGCCAAAGTCGTGCACCGGGTGCTGCAAGAAGGTGAAGAATGGGAACCGCTGCGCCCACGAAAAGCAATTGTTGCACCGGACCGAAAAAGCGTGCTGGTCGAGTTTCTGGTCCCACGCCCTCCGCTTGTTCTGGACGAGACGTTTCTTCCTCGCCAACGATACCCGATGAACAAAGGCTTCCACTCGCTCTACGGATTCCAGATTCGAGATGCAGACCGAGCAGTCTCGGAAATCACGGAGATCACCGTAGAATCACCGACGTCGCTGCGAATCGAACTGACCTCACCACTTGATAAAGAGACCACAGCCACGCTCAGCTACGGACTTCCTTACGCTGATCGAATCGGGACGATTCTTGACATCAGAAAAGGCCCCAACATCGACGACCAGCCGACGACAGACCTGCTGGTTGAGGCAATCGATGATGATCGACTGAAACCTCTGATCGCTGAAGGAATTTTTTACGTCTCAAACATGCTTTCAGGGGAAGCTTACTCACGTGCACCGATTCGCCTCATTCAGGCAGCCAACGGAAAGACAGCCAATGGAAAGACAGCCAATGGGACGACTACATTGCGTTTTCAAAATCGCGAACTCCGTAACAACAAATCGTTCGCTACGGGGCAGAAGCTGACTGCAATGCGTGCCTTCTCCTACGGAAATCTGCGGGATTCCGATTCAGAAAAGGCTATCTACCACTTCGCCGATGGCGCCTACGGAACCCGTGTCGACCAACCCTATCCTTTATGGAATTGGTGCGTTCTCTTCAATCAGTTTCCCATCTCAGAACAGTAA
- a CDS encoding glycerophosphodiester phosphodiesterase family protein — MSQQLAASSNALSSLRTARHKPAIWKFSWLCLLGVFLLPSLVGATEIIAHRGASGYEPENTLRAVQRAWEMGADATEIDVYLTKDDKIAVLHDSKLDRTTSGVGPVKDFTLAELQELKIRWKDELLEDETIPSLEQVLAIIPEGKRIFIEIKTGPEIVPALKRILDACTLKDEQLVVITFNESTLTESKKVLPNLKHYYLSSGKKETIDEVIAKTKAANADGINLSTKFPITAELVQQGKEAGYDTYVWTLRDKDAELVPQLIEMGVVGLTTDFPDLCRDWLPTE, encoded by the coding sequence ATGTCACAACAGCTTGCAGCTTCTTCGAATGCTCTCTCCTCTCTCAGGACAGCTCGTCACAAACCAGCGATATGGAAGTTCAGCTGGCTTTGCCTGCTTGGCGTGTTCCTGCTCCCTTCACTTGTCGGCGCAACTGAGATCATCGCTCATCGAGGTGCGTCCGGCTATGAACCAGAGAACACTTTGCGAGCAGTTCAACGGGCCTGGGAAATGGGAGCTGATGCGACCGAGATCGACGTTTACCTGACGAAAGATGACAAAATCGCCGTCCTGCACGACAGCAAGCTGGACCGAACTACCAGTGGGGTCGGACCGGTCAAAGACTTCACACTTGCGGAACTGCAAGAACTCAAAATTCGCTGGAAAGATGAACTCCTTGAAGATGAGACGATTCCGTCACTCGAGCAGGTTCTCGCAATCATCCCCGAGGGGAAACGGATCTTCATTGAAATCAAAACAGGTCCAGAAATCGTCCCCGCGCTCAAACGAATTCTCGATGCCTGCACATTGAAAGATGAACAACTCGTCGTGATTACATTCAACGAATCCACACTCACAGAGTCCAAGAAAGTTCTCCCGAACCTGAAGCACTATTATCTCTCTAGCGGAAAAAAAGAGACAATTGACGAGGTCATCGCTAAAACAAAAGCCGCCAACGCCGATGGAATCAACCTGAGTACGAAGTTTCCCATCACAGCTGAACTCGTTCAACAAGGAAAAGAAGCTGGCTACGACACCTACGTCTGGACCCTCCGAGATAAAGATGCTGAGCTGGTGCCCCAACTGATCGAAATGGGAGTCGTCGGCCTCACAACCGACTTCCCCGACCTTTGCCGCGACTGGCTTCCCACGGAATAA
- a CDS encoding glycoside hydrolase family protein, translated as MTLFKTFPTRRQFLKETVITSAGLASLATGVRTSSAQQSPQAINIGSRRELFVDNTLIEKLVGGATTRLHHPVPREVALDHDEPWEGTGSGYHSVFKDGDRYRMYYKAWHIEVANNNVTTNRHPLFLCYAESDDGINWVKPKLGLHEFNGSKENNIVMVTGKVGPLNVDPGHPAVFIDENPDVPPAARYKAIVRSSKPNGLLPFQSPDGLNWTPMTDKPILSGLGAFDSQNLAFWDPTIQKYRAYWRIFTAGVTTDKEWKPGGIRAIRTATSDDLVNWGPHSDIKYVDSPHEELYTNQIKPYHRAPHILLGFPARYIDRNWSQSMENLPAHEQRKQRAAGSRRYGTAITEGLFMASRDGQTFHRWNEAFLRPGPERAESWHYGQQYIAWHLVETKPTLTGAANELSLYASESYWHGKGSAVRRYSLRLDGFVSVNGPASDGNEVITKPFVFDGSQLHVNFATSAAGSLRVEFQNVDGSPIEGFRLEDSNLHFGDSVDRILSWKNGSDVSKLAGKPIRARFELRDADLYSMKFEA; from the coding sequence ATGACTTTGTTTAAGACGTTTCCGACGCGGCGCCAATTTTTGAAAGAGACAGTGATTACATCGGCGGGCTTGGCTTCGCTGGCGACGGGAGTTCGAACCTCATCGGCGCAGCAGTCGCCTCAAGCGATCAACATTGGTTCTCGTCGAGAACTTTTTGTTGACAATACCTTGATTGAAAAACTGGTCGGCGGTGCTACGACGCGGTTGCATCATCCAGTCCCGCGCGAAGTCGCCTTAGATCACGATGAACCTTGGGAAGGGACCGGAAGTGGTTACCACAGCGTCTTCAAAGATGGAGACCGATACCGGATGTACTACAAGGCCTGGCACATTGAAGTTGCTAACAACAATGTGACTACGAACCGGCATCCGCTGTTTCTTTGTTATGCAGAAAGCGACGACGGAATCAATTGGGTCAAGCCAAAGTTGGGTCTCCACGAATTTAATGGTTCGAAAGAGAACAACATCGTGATGGTGACCGGAAAGGTTGGCCCATTGAATGTTGATCCCGGTCACCCTGCTGTCTTCATTGATGAGAATCCCGATGTTCCGCCTGCTGCCCGGTATAAAGCGATCGTTCGATCAAGCAAGCCGAATGGGCTGTTACCGTTTCAGTCTCCCGATGGACTGAACTGGACTCCTATGACAGACAAGCCGATCCTGTCAGGGTTGGGAGCGTTCGACTCCCAAAACCTGGCCTTCTGGGATCCGACGATTCAGAAGTATCGAGCCTACTGGCGAATCTTCACAGCTGGCGTCACCACGGATAAAGAGTGGAAACCGGGCGGAATCAGGGCGATTCGCACCGCAACCTCAGACGACCTGGTGAATTGGGGACCACACTCAGACATTAAGTATGTCGACTCTCCTCATGAAGAGCTCTACACGAACCAGATCAAGCCGTATCATCGAGCACCGCACATCCTGCTCGGGTTTCCAGCTCGTTACATCGACCGCAACTGGTCTCAGTCGATGGAAAATCTGCCTGCTCATGAACAACGAAAGCAGCGAGCAGCTGGCAGTCGACGATATGGAACCGCCATCACTGAGGGGCTCTTTATGGCCAGCCGAGATGGTCAAACGTTCCACCGTTGGAATGAGGCGTTTCTCAGACCGGGGCCGGAGCGTGCAGAGAGCTGGCATTATGGGCAGCAGTACATCGCCTGGCATCTGGTCGAAACGAAACCGACACTCACCGGGGCGGCCAACGAGCTTTCACTCTATGCTTCGGAAAGTTATTGGCACGGCAAGGGAAGTGCCGTGCGTCGTTATTCGCTGCGGCTCGATGGTTTCGTTTCGGTCAACGGCCCTGCTTCCGACGGGAACGAAGTCATTACGAAGCCGTTCGTATTCGATGGCTCGCAACTTCATGTGAACTTCGCAACGTCGGCAGCTGGTAGCCTTCGCGTGGAATTCCAAAACGTCGACGGTTCACCCATCGAAGGGTTTCGTCTTGAAGACAGCAATCTGCACTTCGGAGATTCGGTTGATCGGATTTTGAGTTGGAAGAACGGGAGTGATGTCAGCAAGCTCGCTGGCAAACCGATCCGCGCCCGCTTCGAACTTCGGGATGCCGATCTGTATTCCATGAAGTTTGAAGCGTGA
- a CDS encoding class I SAM-dependent methyltransferase has protein sequence MANPIKTVASDMKTLWHLAVRRAKGKTHAERLENFYSGQANNYDDFRRRMLHSREEMIQSVNVPEGGVWVDLGAGTGENAEHIGPDIEKLSQMYLIDLSESLLDQAQQRIDARGWGNVKPVCHDATTFVPAEGQADVVTFSYSLTMIPDWFRAIDHAYSLIKPGGKIGVVDFYVSRKHPDEALKKHPWGTRSFWQPWFASDNVFLSPDHIPYLLNKFETVKLDERRGKIPYLPFIRAPHYLFIGQKPVDAVGQD, from the coding sequence ATGGCGAATCCCATTAAAACAGTCGCTAGCGACATGAAAACCTTGTGGCATCTGGCAGTTCGTCGGGCCAAAGGGAAGACGCATGCGGAGCGATTGGAAAATTTCTATTCTGGTCAGGCGAATAATTACGACGACTTCAGGCGTCGTATGCTGCACAGCCGCGAAGAAATGATTCAATCGGTTAATGTTCCAGAAGGAGGCGTCTGGGTTGATCTGGGGGCTGGAACTGGTGAGAACGCAGAACATATTGGGCCGGACATCGAGAAGCTGAGTCAGATGTATCTGATTGATCTTTCGGAGTCATTGCTTGATCAGGCTCAGCAGCGCATCGACGCTCGTGGCTGGGGTAATGTGAAACCGGTCTGCCATGACGCAACGACGTTTGTTCCGGCAGAAGGGCAGGCGGACGTCGTCACCTTTTCCTATTCACTCACCATGATCCCGGACTGGTTTCGAGCGATCGATCATGCTTACTCATTAATAAAGCCGGGTGGGAAAATCGGTGTTGTCGACTTCTACGTTTCCCGAAAACATCCCGATGAGGCACTGAAGAAACATCCTTGGGGGACTCGCAGTTTCTGGCAACCATGGTTCGCTTCGGACAACGTCTTTTTAAGTCCGGATCATATTCCTTACCTGCTGAATAAATTTGAGACGGTGAAGCTCGATGAGCGGCGAGGGAAAATTCCTTATCTCCCATTCATCCGCGCGCCGCACTATCTGTTCATCGGGCAAAAGCCAGTTGATGCCGTTGGGCAAGATTGA
- a CDS encoding DUF3419 family protein → MPLERISRTCFNLIHGKNLVYNQCWEDPRLDRKALELTSEDNVAVITSAGCNALDYALAGANHVYAVDMNYRQNALLELKKTAVTHLDYESYFSLFGSGRLENWDSIYAEKLRPNLPEQARKFWDRHGKFFKGTGRRPSFYFRGTSGLFAWMVNGYVDRVVKLRSSINQILDAKTVEEQQEIFYEQNLKESLFKPMVRWLLGRDTTMAMLGVPRSQRQQLDSGYPGGIAQFIVDRIETVFAKLPLHDNYFWRVYLTGEYTKECCPEYLKEENFENLRDSISANVTTHTNSLLGFLEQHEGEISRFVLLDHMDWMYHNAKDVLNAEWQGIVDRAAPGAKVIWRSASLEVDFVDPIEVTVNGEKTTMGELLSYRPELTAELHPIDRVNTYGSFYVADLNV, encoded by the coding sequence ATGCCGCTGGAACGTATTAGTCGGACCTGTTTTAATCTGATTCACGGAAAAAACCTGGTCTACAATCAATGTTGGGAAGATCCGCGTCTGGATCGAAAGGCATTGGAACTGACGTCTGAAGACAACGTAGCTGTCATTACATCAGCAGGTTGTAATGCATTAGATTACGCATTGGCCGGTGCCAATCATGTCTATGCTGTCGACATGAATTATCGGCAAAACGCACTGCTGGAGCTGAAAAAGACTGCGGTCACGCATCTCGACTATGAATCATATTTCAGTCTGTTTGGATCTGGTCGACTCGAAAATTGGGATTCAATCTACGCCGAGAAACTACGTCCGAATTTGCCGGAGCAGGCCCGTAAGTTTTGGGACCGACACGGCAAGTTCTTCAAAGGGACCGGTCGGCGTCCGAGTTTCTACTTTCGAGGAACTTCGGGGCTGTTCGCCTGGATGGTCAATGGATATGTCGATCGAGTGGTCAAACTTCGCTCGTCGATCAATCAGATTCTGGATGCGAAAACAGTTGAAGAACAACAGGAAATTTTCTACGAGCAAAACCTGAAAGAGTCTCTGTTCAAACCGATGGTTCGCTGGCTGTTGGGACGCGATACAACCATGGCGATGCTGGGAGTTCCTCGCAGTCAGCGTCAGCAACTTGATAGCGGCTACCCCGGAGGAATCGCTCAATTCATTGTGGATCGAATCGAAACCGTTTTCGCAAAGCTTCCGCTCCACGATAATTACTTCTGGCGTGTGTACCTGACCGGGGAATACACGAAAGAGTGCTGCCCAGAGTATTTAAAAGAAGAGAACTTCGAGAACCTGCGAGACTCGATCTCAGCAAATGTAACGACTCATACGAATTCGCTGCTTGGCTTTTTGGAGCAGCATGAAGGTGAGATCTCGCGATTTGTTTTGCTCGACCATATGGATTGGATGTACCACAACGCCAAGGATGTCCTGAACGCAGAATGGCAGGGAATCGTCGATCGGGCAGCTCCGGGAGCAAAAGTCATTTGGCGGAGTGCGAGCTTGGAAGTCGATTTTGTTGATCCCATTGAAGTGACAGTTAACGGTGAGAAAACAACGATGGGTGAATTGCTCAGCTATCGCCCCGAGCTGACAGCGGAATTGCATCCCATCGACCGCGTGAACACTTATGGAAGTTTTTACGTTGCTGACTTAAACGTTTAG